In one Melospiza melodia melodia isolate bMelMel2 chromosome 5, bMelMel2.pri, whole genome shotgun sequence genomic region, the following are encoded:
- the LOC134418647 gene encoding LOW QUALITY PROTEIN: uncharacterized protein LOC134418647 (The sequence of the model RefSeq protein was modified relative to this genomic sequence to represent the inferred CDS: deleted 1 base in 1 codon) — MESGAGKHWTEEEVKALLSVWSEKNIRKQLHGTLRNKGIFIYIAKRLQELGVCRDWKQCRAKYKNLKYEYRTVKYAHNSGDVTKTMKFFHDLDAILRYEPVTQLAAEENGRCSATETQLNTSPTTDSTQGETPVSLEDDEDAPGDPLLFISHARPVQLGNPASAVEASKAAAFIPTVANEGGKHWTVNEVRALIRIWSDKNIQQQLEGTVRNKRIFEQVAARLQKFGIDRDWKQCRTKYKNLKHEYKSVKTAQDSGSTSKSMKFFNELDAILGHCTMEQTSKSDNDESERPPEWTEAKSEKDSVEMPGDTGEEDSVSNMSEDLQVADIKKVSDSETLEDEGDLANSTPAALEATQIKKETIDIDEDSISTTSEDRSCTPVAKQMVGTDNHIPLEEAQNHFKVITVNDTGAGKHWSDNEVRALINIWSDEKIQQMLEGATRNKEIFEEIARRLMKRGIDRDWKQCRTKYKNLKYEYRALQKENEHLGNPRRKMRFYDEVDSILRRQPLGTSGWGCESPSLLSVSVGDATANTGSLSTKRKTWNDEVSPVPLKKNASENTILHFQKLLTERVHTVTEGKKLLFERLCKQEEMQDLNRTQVYTDPSAIQQCASPFRRNTNLREALSTAETTNSTLNSA, encoded by the exons ATGGAGAGTGGAGCAGGGAAGCATTGGACTGAGGAGGAGGTTAAAGCCTTGTTAAGCGTCTGGTCAGAAAAAAATATCAGAAAGCAACTGCACGGCACTCTGAGGAATAAAGGAATATTTATCTACATTGCTAAAAGGTTGCAGGAGTTGGGAGTGTGCAGGGACTGGAAACAGTGCCGTGCAAAGTACAAAAACCTCAAGTACGAATACAGAACGGTTAAATATGCCCACAACTCTGGGGATGTCACTAAAACCATGAAGTTTTTCCATgatctggatgccatattgcgaTATGAGCCTGTCACACAATTAGCAGCAGAAGAAAACGGCAGGTGTTCTGCGACTGAGACGCAGCTGAACACAAGCCCCACAACAGACAGCACGCAag GTGAAACACCAGTTTCTTTAGAAGATGATGAGGATGCTCCAGGAGATCCACTACTTTTTATATCTCATGCCAGACCAGTTCAACTAG GTAATCCAGCGTCAGCAGTAGAGGCTTCCAAAGCAGCGGCTTTCATTCCTACAGTGGCAAATGAAGGAGGAAAACACTGGACTGTCAATGAAGTCAGAGCTTTGATACGCATATGGTCAGACAAAAATATCCAGCAACAATTGGAGGGGAcagtgagaaataaaagaatatttGAGCAGGTTGCTGCTAGACTGCAAAAGTTTGGAATTGACAGGGACTGGAAGCAGTGCAGGACAAAATACAAAAATCTGAAACACGAATACAAGAGTGTAAAAACTGCCCAAGACTCAGGGAGTACGAGTAAAAGTATGAAATTTTTTAATGAACTGGATGCTATTCTGGGGCACTGCACAATGGAACAAACAAGTAAATCAGATAATGATGAAAGTGAGAGGCCTCCAGAATGGACAGAAGCAAAATCAGAAAAGGATTCCGTAG AAATGCCTGGAGACACAGGTGAAGAGGACTCTGTTAGTAATATGTCAGAAGACCTACAGGTTGCAGATATAAAGAAAGTTTCTGATTCAG aaaCCCTTGAAGATGAGGGGGACTTAGCCAACTCCAccccagcagctctggaagctacACAAATAAAGAAGGAGACAATTGATATAG ATGAAGATTCTATAAGCACTACCTCAGAAGACAGATCTTGTACGCCAGTAGCAAAACAGATGGTTGGGACAG aCAATCACATTCCCTTGGAAGAAGCACAAAATCACTTTAAAGTTATTACAGTTAATGATACTGGAGCAGGAAAACACTGGAGTGATAATGAAGTTAGGGCTCTGATAAACATATGGTCAGATGAAAAGATACAACAAATGCTTGAAGGGGCCacaagaaataaagaaatatttgAGGAAATTGCCAGAAGATTAATGAAACGTGGTATAGACAGAGACTGGAAACAATGTCGCACAAAGTACAAGAACCTAAAATATGAATACCGTGCACTGCAGAAAGAAAATGAGCATCTTGGAAATCCCaggagaaaaatgagattttatgATGAAGTTGACTCTATCTTAAGAAGGCAGCCTCTGGGAACCTCAGGCTGGGGATGTGAAAGCCCAAGTCTCCTATCAG TTTCAGTGGGAGATGCTACAGCAAACACAGGATCTTTGAGTACCAAGAGAAAAACATGGAATGATG AGGTGTCACCTGTTCCACTTAAGAAAAATGCTTCTGAAAACACCATACTCCACTTCCAAAAACTATTAACAGAGAGAGTGCACACAGTAACAGAAGGCAAAAAGTTACTGTTTGAAAGGCTTTGTAAGCAGGAAGAAATGCAAGACCTCAACAGAACACAGGTGTATACTGATCCATCAGCCATACAACAG TGTGCCTCTCCTTTTAGAAGAAACACTAACTTGAGGGAAGCACTTAGCACTGCT GAGACTACAAACTCCACTTTAAATTCTGCATGA
- the PPAT gene encoding amidophosphoribosyltransferase produces MELEELGIREECGVFGCIASGAWPTELDVPHVITLGLVGLQHRGQESAGIVTSDGESSQAFKVHKGMGLINHVFSADSLKKLYPSNLGIGHTRYSTSGISELQNCQPFVVETLHGKIAVAHNGELTNAAQLRRKLMRHGVGLSTSSDSELITQLLAFTPPLENDDTADWVARIKNLMKETPTSYSLLIMHKDIIYAVRDPYGNRPLCIGRLIPVGDMNGKGKDNTETEGWVVSSESCSFLSIGAEYYREVLPGEIVKISRHDVQTLDVVRRPEGDPSAFCIFEYVYFARPDSIFEGQMVYSVRKRCGQQLAIEAPVEADLVSTVPESATPAALGYAQKCGLPYVEVLCKNRYVGRTFIQPNMRLRQLGVAKKFGVLSDNFKGKRVVIIDDSIVRGNTISPIIKLLRESGAKEVHIRVASPPIRFPCYMGINIPTKEELIANRPEFRDLANYIGADSVVYLSVEGLVSSVQESIKARRDNNPKADKSFGKLGHCTACLTGEYPVELEW; encoded by the exons GGGCCAGGAGAGCGCTGGAATTGTGACAAGTGATGGCGAGTCATCCCAGGCATTCAAAGTGCACAAG GGAATGGGCCTTATAAACCACGTCTTCAGTGCAGACAGCCTGAAGAAGCTGTACCCTTCTAACCTTGGTATTGGGCACACGAGGTACTCCACCTCAGGAATTTCTGAGCTTCAGAACTGCCAGCCTTTTGTTGTAGAGACTCTTCATGGGAAGATTGCTGTGGCACACAATGGGGAGCTAACAAATGCTGCACAGCTCAGAAGGAAG CTTATGCGGCACGGTGTGGGACTGTCGACCAGTTCTGACAGCGAGCTGATCACCCAGCTGCTGGCTTTCACACCTCCCCTGGAGAACGACGACACGGCCGACTGGGTGGCAAG AATAAAAAACCTAATGAAGGAAACTCCAACTTCGTATTCATTGCTAATTATGCACAAAGACATAATCTATGCAGTACGTGATCCGTATGGGAATCGCCCGCTCTGCATTGGTCGCCTTATTCCAGTAGGGGACATGAATGGGAAAG GAAAAGATAACACTGAAACAGAAGGATGGGTTGTTTCTTCTGAATCCTGCAGCTTTTTGTCTATTGGTGCAGA GTACTATCGGGAGGTCCTTCCTGGGGAGATTGTGAAAATATCCAGACATGATGTCCAGACACTGGATGTTGTACGAAGGCCTGAAGGAGACCCTTCAGCATTCTGCATCTTTGAATACGTTTATTTTGCAAGACCAGACAGTATTTTTGAAG GTCAGATGGTATATTCAGTCCGCAAAAGATGTGGGCAGCAGCTTGCTATTGAAGCACCTGTGGAAGCAGACCTGGTCAGCACTGTTCCAGAGTCTGCAACCCCAGCAGCTCTTGGTTATGCTCAAAAG TGTGGACTACCATACGTTGAGGTGCTCTGTAAAAATCGATATGTAGGGAGAACGTTTATCCAGCCAAATATGAGGTTACGGCAGCTTGGTGTTGCAAAGAAGTTTGGTGTTCTGTCTGATAATTTTAAAGGCAAACGAGTTGTTATCATTGATGATTCAATTGTGAGAGGCAATACCATTTCACCCATAATAAAACTACTGAGAGAATCAGGAGCCAAAGAG GTGCACATCCGTGTAGCTTCACCTCCTATAAGATTTCCTTGTTACATGGGAATAAACATTCCAACTAAAGAAGAACTCATTGCCAACAGACCTGAATTTCGTGATCTTGCAAACTATATAG GAGCAGACAGTGTTGTCTATCTTTCTGTGGAGGGGCTGGTATCATCTGTGCAAGAAAGCATCAAAGCAAGGCGAGACAACAACCCCAAAGCCGACAAGTCCTTTGGAAAGCTTGGTCATTGCACAGCGTGTCTCACTGGAGAATATCCTGTTGAGCTAGAATGGTGA